CTTTCAGGTTCAGAAAACCACCGGCTGTTCAGAAGTCGAATTTTCGGTGCCGACCGGGAATTTTGGCGACATCTTCGCCGGATATGTCGCGAAACAGATGGGTCTGCCGATCAAAAAGCTGATTCTGGCCACCAACGGCAACAATATCCTCAGCCGCTTCGTTAACAGCGGGGACTATTCTGCCGCCAAGGTTAATCACAGCCTCTCCCCCTCTATGGATATTCAGGTTGCAAGCAACTTTGAACGCTACCTCTTCTATCTCTATGAGGGGAACTCAGCACGGATCTGCGCTGCCATGGAAACGTTTAAAAAAGAGGGCGTCCTGCCGGTTTCGGCGGAGGAGCTCAGCCAGGCTCAGCAGATATTTTCAGCCGCTTCGATTACCGATGCCGAGACCTTGGCGACCATTGGCGAGTTCGCATTCTCGACCGGTTATATTCTTGATCCGCATACCGCGGTCGGAGTTCAGGCTGGCAAACGCGTGGGTTCAGGGGATTGCCCCTTGATTTGCCTGGCAACCGCCCACCCCGCCAAATTTGGTGAGGCGGTGTATGCGGCTTGTGGCGAAGACCCGGAACTCCCCTCCGCTTTTCAAGGGATTGACCAGCTGGAGAAGCGTCTGGAAACCTTGCCAGCCGATATCACTGTCATCAAGGACTATGTCACCAGATACGCGCTCAGCTAGGAGTCTGTCGGACTACCCATGAGCAGGCCACAAATCCAGCTGTTTGTCCCAACTCTAATCCCATAAAAAAGCTCATCTTGACTTTCAGATGAGCTTTTTTATGGTTTAATCTTCAGCAGACATCTTTTCCCAGCCAAGAGAAAGGTATTCTCCATGTTTCAAAATATCAATCAAGAGACCCTGATGACCCTCGTTCAGGAATATGCTTTACCTCTGTTCTGGGCCCTGCTCATTCTGTTCGTTGGACGGTTGGTCGCCAGAGGGTTTACCAGCATGATTCGGCGAGCCATGGCACGGGCCAAGATTGACGAAACTCTCATCAGTTTCACCACTCATGTCACTTATATCGCCATGCTGGCCTTTGTCTTTATTGCGGCGCTCGGCAAGCTTGGAGTTGAGACGACCTCCTTTGCCGCCGTGCTCGCTGCCGCAGGTCTCGCCATAGGCCTGTCATTGCAGGGGTCGCTTTCCAACTTCGCTTCGGGGGTGATCCTGATTCTGTTTCGTCCTTTCAAGGCCGGCGACTTTGTCGAGGCGGGTGGCGTTGCTGGCGCTATCGAAGAGATTCAGATTTTCAGCACCAAGATTCGTTCTCCGGATAATAAACAGATCATTGTCCCGAATGGACAGATCACCAGTAGCACCATCGTCAATTATTCGGCCAAGGAAACCCGCCGCATCGATCTGGTGATCGGCGTCAGCTATAAAGATGATCTCAAGAAAGTCCGTACGGTCTTGCAGGAGATTCTAGCCAACGAGCAACGGGTCCTGGTCGATCCAGCACCTGTCATCGGCCTGCTTGAGCTCGGCGACAGCAGCGTCAACTTCGCCGTTCGCCCCTGGGTTTCGACCGGGGATTACTGGCCGGTACGTTTTGACCTGCTCGAAACGATCAAACTGCGCTTTGATGCAGAGGGGATCTCCATCCCGTTTCCGCAACGCGACCTGCATATTGTTTCGGGAAAAGTCGCTTAACCTTCCGCTTCGGGTCTCCCTTTTAGCATGGGCACAAAAAAGCCCGATCACTCAGGTGATCGGGCTCGGTCAATTCTCTCACTGAGGGAGAGGGGGGATAGTTGCAGCCGGCTTCCCCCTCATCCGGCCTGCGGCCACCTTCTCCCCTGGGGAGAAGGGAGGAAATTGTGTGACAGGAGCCTTTCGCCCCCTAAAGGAAGCTATACGCTTTGGAGCATGGCTGATTTATTCCGCGGTATGGATAATCACATCAATGCGTCGATTGATTGCGCGGCCAGCGGGAGTGTCGTTTTTGACCAATGGGCGCTCCGAGCCGTAACCGATCGCCATGACCTTCTCGGGTTTAATCGCTTCATTGGCGACAAAATACTTCCGTACCGCATTGGCGCGCTCCTGTGACAGTTTTTCATTAGCCGCCGCCGAACCGCTGCTATCGGTATGCCCTTCTATCACCACATCCGGCTCTCCAAAGGTGTGGATTGCCGAACGAACAGTGCTCAATAAGTCATAATTATCAGGGGTAATAAACGCCCGACCTACGGGGAAGCGGATAGCCTTAAGCCGGATGACCAAATCGTGCCCCTGCCGGTAAACTTCGGCCTGATCTTTCGAGAACAGCTTCTGAACTTCAACAAACAACATCTGAAACCGATGTTCGGCCTCCAGGGTGGCCTGAGTTTCACGCTCCTTGGCCTCCAGCAGTTCACGGGCTTTTTGAGCCTCTTTGGACTCCCCTTCGAGGAGCGCGATTTTGTCTTTGAGCCCAAGAATCTCCTGCTGCCGGTCTGCGATATCGGCCTCAAGCGACGTGCGGTCGTCTTTGAGCTTTTTCTGCAGGAACAGATTATCCTTTTGCAGGGCAGCTATTGTGGCGTGAATATTCTCAAGCTGGACCTTCCACTCCATATCACGCATATCGGTCGCATGGAGCTGCGTGGTCGTATCATGCAAAACAGTTTCGAACCAGAGCACGGACTCTTCGTCGCTTAAGGTTTTGAGGCGAGCAATCTGCGCCAGAATCTGGTCAAGCCTCCGGGCCTGGAACAAGGCAGCATTGGCCTTGAGCTGAATCTGGGTCGTTTCATAACGATGAGCGGTAATAAACTGATCGGCCTCAGCCAGCTTTTTTTGAGCCAGCGCGTACATTGACGGCGCCAAAGAGCTCGCTCGCTCAGCTTCCGATTTTTTTAATTGAGTGATTACAGCGTTAAGTGCGTGCAGTTTTATGGCGCGTAACTCAAGATCTGAGTAGCCGTCAACAAGGTCGGATTCCGCCTTTTTAGCAGCAGCAATCTCCCCGTTTTCGATCCCGCGGGTAACCTCGAGGAAGGCTTCTTCAAGTTTCTGGAATTCTTTAGCGAACTCTGTCGCATTGACTTTAATCGCGGCATTACGTGCGTCGACGGCCTGGCCGATGACCGCTTTTGTTACGCGCGAGTAGTCTTCGGCCTTTCCCAGATAGGTCTTGGCATAGGCTATATTTCCCAGAACTTTTTGCGACCCTTCGCCGAGGGATATCCCCTTCCGGGCACGCTCGAGAGCAAGACCGGCCTGCGCAAACCAGTGGGGAGACAACATATCCAGCTGGTTTTGACGAGCAGCTAAAATGGCCTCGTTCAGGGCGGTAAACTGGGGAACAAGTTCATCCGTCGGCGCAACCTTCTCCGGGGTGACCTGAGGTGTGCTGCATCCGGAGAGGACAAAGAACAACATCAGCAGTCCAATCCATAGCGCCGTTTTTACCTGTCGATACATATTCGCTCCTTCAATATTTGCGGCCTTATCAAACAGCAAAATACTTCGCCTGGGGATGATGCACGACCAGAGCTGACGTGGTCATCTCTGGGACCATCTCATAATTTTCGGTCAAACTGACCCCGATCCTTTCGGGCTTCAGCAAATCAAACGTAGGCTGCTGCAGTTCAAGATCAGGACAGGCCGGATATCCGAAGCCGTAACGACTGCCGCGATACTTCTGCACCACAAAGCCGCCGACGTCCTGGGGTTCAGCCGTCGCTATCCCCATTTCGAGACGCATCTGCATATGCCAGTATTCAGCCAGGGCATCCGTCAATTCGACACCAAAGCCGTGCCACAGCAGGTACTCTTTATAGCTGTCTGAATCATAGAGAGCCCTGGTCTTCACCGCCATCTCGGGCCCAAGGGTAACGACGAAAAGGCCAGCGATATCCCCACCCTCTTTTTGAGTTCGGAAAAAGTCGCTGATACAGAGGTTGGGTGCAAAGCCCTGACGGGGGAACCCGAAACGATAATCTTTTCCCTCATCTTCCAGGATCAGTTCATTCTCTTCACTGCGGCACCGATAGTATCCCCAGGAAACCTGTGGATTTAAAAACCCTTCGGCGAGCGCCTCAGCCTTGATCCGGGCATAGGCGGGAAGCACCTCGTCTGCGATCAATTTAGCATAATCCTCAGCCGAGAGTTTTCCGCGCCGGTAACCCCAGCGACCGCGAAACAAGGCCTGCTCATTCACCAACGAGAACAGGGGTTCAAGCTCCTCTATTCGTTTTGTGCTTGAACCGAGAAACGGAGTGGAAGGGACATCAATATTCCGTTCGACCTCTATCCTGGGTCCGGGACGAGCCCCGGCAGCGGTCTCTCTTATTTCAAATTTTGTTGACGCCAGGGTTCCTGCTTCGAACTCACGAACGGCTTTAAGTCCGGCGAAAGCATCGGCACAATACACCACTGGCGCCTTATAACGCGGGACACAGTCCGTGGCGACGAATCGGGGGGTTAAGGCTGCACCACCGAGGAGAATCGGCTGGGTCAGACCGGCATCCTGATATTGGCCGAGATCTTCTTTCATCAACAACGCTGACTTCACCAACAGGCCTGAGAGTCCTATGACATCCGGCTTGAGTTCGCGGGCCTTGGCGATGATCTCTTCGGCCGGCACCTTGATTCCCAGATTGTAAACTTTGTAGCCGTTGTTGGTGAGGATGATGTCGACCAGATTTTTGCCGATATCGTGCACATCACCGGCAACCGTGGCGATCAGGATGCTGGTCTGCTCTTCCCCCTCAATCTTCTCCATGAAGGGTTCGAGCAGTGCGACCGAGCGCTTCATCGCTTCGGCCGATTGCAGCACAAAGGGGAGCAGCAATTCACCACGGCCGAAGAGCTCACCCACCTCACGCATCGCCGGGACCAGCAGGGTATTGATGATATCGAGCGGTCGCCAGCGGCCGCGAAGTTCTGTCAGCAGGTCCTCGAGCCCGTCCTTGTCCCCTTTGAGAATTTTCCGCCGCAGCACCTCTTCGAGCCGCACGCTTGTTTTATCCTCGTTTTCATCCTCTTCGACGGCTTGTTCAAAATGATCAATAAAAGCCATCACCGGATCGGCTCCGCGGTTATACAGCAGATCGAAGCAGACCTCGCGGTCCTCCTGACTGATAGAGGCGAGGGGAACGATTTTGGCCGCATCGACGATGGCCGTATCAAGCCCGGCCTCGACCGCTTCATGCAGAAAGACTGAATTGAGAATCTTACGGGCTGCCGGTCGCAGGCCGAAGGAGATGTTACTGACGCCAAGGGTAAAGCTGACTCCGGGGAGTTCCTGTTTAACCTGACGGATCGCGTTCAGGGTCTCGATTGCCGCCGTTCGCATGCTGACATCGCCAGAACCAACGGTAAAGGTCAGCAGATCGAAGATCAGGTCCTGTGGGCGTAAGCCGTAGACGTTCACGGCGAGATCATGAATCTGTCTGGCGGCAGCAACCTTCTTTTCACAGGTCAGAGCCATCCCCTCTTCGGTGATGGTTAACGCCACGACCGCAGCGCCGTATTTCTTCGCAACTCTGCAGATGCGGTCGAGATTCTTGCCGCCGTCTTCGAGATTGATGGAATTGATAATCGCGCGACCGGGATAGAGCGGTAACGCCTCCTCGATGGTATCGGGGCTGGTCGAGTCGATCACCAGTGGCGCCTTGCAGGAACCGGCGCAGAGACTGATCATCTTGAGCATGTCGCTCTTCTCATCACGTCCGGCATAAGCAACGCAAATATCCAGCAACTGAGCCCCGCGCGCCTCCTGATCAAGGGCCACCTTGAGACAGGCGTCCCAGTCTTCGGCCAACAGCGCTTCACGAAAAGCCTTGGAGCCATTGGGATTACAGCGTTCGCCGATCAAGAGGGGTGGAATCTCCTGAGAGAGCTCGACGGCCTGATAGAGACTGGCAACTGATTTCTTCATCGGCTCACCTCCCGCTTGCCCGGCACCGCACCGACAAGTTTCTCACAGAGTGCCTTGATATGCGCCGGGCTGGTACCGCAACAGCCCCCGACGATACTCACCCCGAGCTTTGTCACAAAATTATACATCTGACCAGCGAAGTCGACGGGAGACAAGGGATAGGCCGTTTCGCCGTTGACGACTTCAGGAAGACCCTGATTGGGGATCACGGAAATCCGTTTCGGCCAATGGTGTGAAAGTGAGCGCACGTGACTCGCCATATCCTGCGGTCCGGTCGCACAGTTAAGCCCGAGGGAGAACAGATCAAAGGGCTCGAGGGTCGCGATGACGGCAGCGATGTCTGATCCGACCAGCATCGTCCCCTGCTGCTCGATAGTCACCGAGACGAGCACCGGCAGTTCGAGTTTTGCGGAGGCAAGCACCTCGAAGACGCTGATCATGGCGGTCTTGGTCTGCAGCAGATCCTGGCAGGTTTCGATCATCAGACAGTCAACCCCGGCCTCAAGCAAGGCTTCCACCTGCTCACGCGTAGAACGCGCAAGATCCGCGACGGAGATATGGCCCAGACTCGGTAATTTTGTCCCTGGTCCGACGGAGCCGGCAACATACTTACCGGTCTTTCCGGCAATCGCGGTACGGGCAAGTTCAACCGCCCGGCGATTGATCTCCTTGACGCGATCCTGCAGCCCGTATTCTGCAAGGACCACGCTGGAGGCGCCGAAGGTGTCGGTTTCAAGCACCATCGCCCCGGCATCGAGCATACTCTGATGCAACCGAATAATAAATTCCGGTCCATGGAGATTGAGAACCTCGTTACAGCCATCACAACCGGCCCAGGCTTCATCGGGTATCGTCATCTGTTGCAGATTGGTTCCGCAGGCACCATCAAAAATCAGTACCGGGTGATCGCTGAATCCCATATTATTTAACCCTGTTGATAAAATTGATATCTATGGAACAGGATGGTCAGAACTTAAACCAGCATTAAACCAAAACCTGTCGCACGCAAATAGAAGAGCCGGTAATTATACGCAGATAATCGGCATGAAAAAAAGGCTTTGCATGATAAATTAAGGGCCTCTTTTTCATTTCAGTTCACGAATGATTTTAATATACTCTCATCTACTGTTCTTTCTCCCCAGGTGGAGATCTTTTTTTTGGCACACAGAGTTCATCCGACAGCGGGATTAGTGCTATAAATCAATACACATGGGGGCGATGTCTACATGAAAATTCGTAGCCTTGATCAGAGAACAAAATGACCTGTCTGCCTCCTGCTGCAAGGAACCGATAATGACGGAACGTCTGGGCGATTTACTTGTTGCTGAAAACATGCTCTCCCATGAACAGCTTGAAGAAGCCATTGAGGCTCAATCACTTTATGGCGGCCGCCTGGGAACGAGCCTGATCGAGCTTGGCTTTCTCAGCGAAATTGAGATTGCCAGAACCCTGAGCCGCAAACTGCAGCTGCCCTACATAGAACCTGACCTGTTAATGAAAATCCCTGCTGAAGTCATCGCCCTGGTGCCTCAAAGACTCGCCAGTAAACATCAGGTGATTCCCTGCCGTCTGGAAAAAAAACGGCTTTTCCTTGCGATGTCCGACCCAACCAACCTGACAATTATTGATGCCCTTGCCTTCCGTCTGGGGTTTATCATCGTACCGGTTGTGGTCCCTGAGATCCGGCTGATGCTGGCCCTGCAAAAATATTATCGCCACGATCTCTCTTTGCGTTTTCAAGCCCTCAGCCACAAGCTGGCGGCACCGAAACCGGGGGTTGGTGTCCCCAAAAAACAAAGTCTACCCAACTCGAAGCGCGTCTTGCACCACTCTCCCACAGAGGAAGACATTCTGGAACTTTCAGACGCTGATATTCTTGGAGATGAGACCAATATCCCTGATGCCTGGCCACTGCTCGGTGAGAATGAATCCCTCGACAGGCTTTCCGATCTTGAATATCAGGAATTGGTCAGCCTGCCCGAAAACTTGTCCGTTGTTCCGTCCGGGAAAGTGGCTGACGGCGCAGATCAGACACAATCGGCCGCGGAATTTGAGAAATTACGCGCTGTTGGACAGCACCCTTTCATGCTGTGCTGCAAGCGCTTAAATACAGCAGAAGACCGCGAAGATATTGCCAACGCCCTCATGGACTATATCGAGCCCCTCCAGGGTGGTGCTGGCCTGTTGATGGTCAAGGATGGAATGGCAATCGGCTGGAAAGGCGCCTTTGAGGGCAAGGAACTTGT
Above is a genomic segment from Geopsychrobacter electrodiphilus DSM 16401 containing:
- a CDS encoding dihydropteroate synthase gives rise to the protein MKKSVASLYQAVELSQEIPPLLIGERCNPNGSKAFREALLAEDWDACLKVALDQEARGAQLLDICVAYAGRDEKSDMLKMISLCAGSCKAPLVIDSTSPDTIEEALPLYPGRAIINSINLEDGGKNLDRICRVAKKYGAAVVALTITEEGMALTCEKKVAAARQIHDLAVNVYGLRPQDLIFDLLTFTVGSGDVSMRTAAIETLNAIRQVKQELPGVSFTLGVSNISFGLRPAARKILNSVFLHEAVEAGLDTAIVDAAKIVPLASISQEDREVCFDLLYNRGADPVMAFIDHFEQAVEEDENEDKTSVRLEEVLRRKILKGDKDGLEDLLTELRGRWRPLDIINTLLVPAMREVGELFGRGELLLPFVLQSAEAMKRSVALLEPFMEKIEGEEQTSILIATVAGDVHDIGKNLVDIILTNNGYKVYNLGIKVPAEEIIAKARELKPDVIGLSGLLVKSALLMKEDLGQYQDAGLTQPILLGGAALTPRFVATDCVPRYKAPVVYCADAFAGLKAVREFEAGTLASTKFEIRETAAGARPGPRIEVERNIDVPSTPFLGSSTKRIEELEPLFSLVNEQALFRGRWGYRRGKLSAEDYAKLIADEVLPAYARIKAEALAEGFLNPQVSWGYYRCRSEENELILEDEGKDYRFGFPRQGFAPNLCISDFFRTQKEGGDIAGLFVVTLGPEMAVKTRALYDSDSYKEYLLWHGFGVELTDALAEYWHMQMRLEMGIATAEPQDVGGFVVQKYRGSRYGFGYPACPDLELQQPTFDLLKPERIGVSLTENYEMVPEMTTSALVVHHPQAKYFAV
- a CDS encoding homocysteine S-methyltransferase family protein, coding for MGFSDHPVLIFDGACGTNLQQMTIPDEAWAGCDGCNEVLNLHGPEFIIRLHQSMLDAGAMVLETDTFGASSVVLAEYGLQDRVKEINRRAVELARTAIAGKTGKYVAGSVGPGTKLPSLGHISVADLARSTREQVEALLEAGVDCLMIETCQDLLQTKTAMISVFEVLASAKLELPVLVSVTIEQQGTMLVGSDIAAVIATLEPFDLFSLGLNCATGPQDMASHVRSLSHHWPKRISVIPNQGLPEVVNGETAYPLSPVDFAGQMYNFVTKLGVSIVGGCCGTSPAHIKALCEKLVGAVPGKREVSR
- a CDS encoding OmpA family protein, coding for MYRQVKTALWIGLLMLFFVLSGCSTPQVTPEKVAPTDELVPQFTALNEAILAARQNQLDMLSPHWFAQAGLALERARKGISLGEGSQKVLGNIAYAKTYLGKAEDYSRVTKAVIGQAVDARNAAIKVNATEFAKEFQKLEEAFLEVTRGIENGEIAAAKKAESDLVDGYSDLELRAIKLHALNAVITQLKKSEAERASSLAPSMYALAQKKLAEADQFITAHRYETTQIQLKANAALFQARRLDQILAQIARLKTLSDEESVLWFETVLHDTTTQLHATDMRDMEWKVQLENIHATIAALQKDNLFLQKKLKDDRTSLEADIADRQQEILGLKDKIALLEGESKEAQKARELLEAKERETQATLEAEHRFQMLFVEVQKLFSKDQAEVYRQGHDLVIRLKAIRFPVGRAFITPDNYDLLSTVRSAIHTFGEPDVVIEGHTDSSGSAAANEKLSQERANAVRKYFVANEAIKPEKVMAIGYGSERPLVKNDTPAGRAINRRIDVIIHTAE
- a CDS encoding mechanosensitive ion channel family protein translates to MFQNINQETLMTLVQEYALPLFWALLILFVGRLVARGFTSMIRRAMARAKIDETLISFTTHVTYIAMLAFVFIAALGKLGVETTSFAAVLAAAGLAIGLSLQGSLSNFASGVILILFRPFKAGDFVEAGGVAGAIEEIQIFSTKIRSPDNKQIIVPNGQITSSTIVNYSAKETRRIDLVIGVSYKDDLKKVRTVLQEILANEQRVLVDPAPVIGLLELGDSSVNFAVRPWVSTGDYWPVRFDLLETIKLRFDAEGISIPFPQRDLHIVSGKVA